The following coding sequences are from one Sesamum indicum cultivar Zhongzhi No. 13 linkage group LG11, S_indicum_v1.0, whole genome shotgun sequence window:
- the LOC105174129 gene encoding uncharacterized FCP1 homology domain-containing protein C1271.03c-like, with translation MAEKSKLKNVISDESSDDERQPATDLDLPLDKLNLGPQKKLLVLCLGGLLVHRVHVRDKASIRGLRPDIVHGKFFVFKRPFCTEFLKFCFERFEVGLWSSARDHNIDAVLREITGGTGSKFLFVWGQDECTDSGFGCLRKEQKPLFLKELKDLWEKKYNKEKYSASNTLLIDDEPHTCLVNPPNTAIFPQPYKKHDRNDSFLGPNGELRKFLDGLADAKDVPSYVKDHRIGQPAITPSHPDWSYYAKIVSHFDKKGETEKSAETSDDE, from the exons ATGGCggagaaatcaaaattaaagaatgtgATTTCTGATGAAAGTAGTGATGATGAGAGGCAACCCGCAACCGATCTTGATCTTCCCTTGGACAAACTCAATCTTGGCCCTCAAAAGAAACTCCTTGTGCTGTGCCTGGGTGGGCTGCTGGTCCACAGGGTGCACGTCAGGGACAAGGCGAGCATACGAGGATTGCGCCCTGATATTGTCCATGGaaaattttttg TTTTTAAGAGGCCATTCTGCACTGAGTTTCTGAAGTTCTGCTTCGAACGGTTTGAAGTTGGTCTTTGGTCCTCCGCCAGAGA TCACAACATTGACGCTGTCCTGCGCGAGATAACTGGTGGAACGGGAAGCAAGTTTTTGTTTGTGTGG GGTCAAGATGAGTGCACTGATTCTGGATTTGGGTGCCTTCGCAAGGAGCAGAAGCCCTTGTTTCTGAAAGAACTGAAAGACCTGTgggaaaagaaatataacaaagaaaagTATTCTGCTTCAAACACTTTGTTGATTGACGATGAGCCACACACATGTCTCGTCAATCCG CCTAACACAGCAATCTTTCCACAACCTTACAAGAAGCACGACCGCAATGATTCGTTTTTGG GTCCAAATGGTGAGTTGCGCAAATTTCTTGATGGGCTTGCTGATGCTAAGGATGTTCCTTCCTATGTGAAAGATCATCGGATTGGACAGCCTGCGATCACACCATCACATCCTGATTGGAGCTACTATGCCAAGATTGTTAGTCATTTTGACAAGAAAGGGGAGACTGAGAAGAGCGCTGAAACATCTGATGATGAGTAG
- the LOC105174130 gene encoding AT-hook motif nuclear-localized protein 1 has product MELEDKESTESGSPAGNSEVDSPPSSGGAYGGQDSAAAAGGVVPGTINMAVNISMEKNVGVTNSPAVPVGAGGSGVMGGGILGGGSAELLMGKKKRGRPRKYDADGNLRAGYIGSPPGAAAQPGFTLSTPPSLEYSSGPKKGRGKHSGSGNWKALASLGEIFAKTAGGDFTPHVVTVYTGEDVAGKILTFAQKGSRGVCVLSANGSVSNVTIRQPGSSGGLLTYEGRFEILTLTGSYTICDNGGIKSRTGGLSVSLASPDGRVIGGGVAGLLMAASPVQIVVGSFVPNGFKVQKRKQNTEPRASPTIQFAPAIVTAAIPISQAAPENHVYPVPTSQLPAQQGEADNSLSNRDHPNSASTNTSDWNGSGPSSDQRPSPDINISIPFEEH; this is encoded by the exons ATGGAACTGGAAGACAAGGAGAGCACCGAATCTGGTTCGCCGGCTGGTAACTCGGAGGTTGACTCACCACCGTCAAGCGGCGGTGCTTATGGCGGGCAAGACAGTGCCGCTGCCGCTGGTGGGGTGGTTCCGGGGACAATAAATATGGCAGTGAACATCAGTATGGAGAAAAATGTAGGGGTGACAAACTCACCGGCGGTGCCAGTGGGTGCTGGAGGCAGCGGGGTGATGGGTGGTGGGATACTAGGTGGTGGGAGTGCTGAGTTATTGAtggggaaaaagaagagagggaGGCCAAGAAAGTATGACGCAGATGGGAACTTGAGAGCGGGGTATATTGGATCACCACCGGGTGCGGCGGCGCAGCCCGGCTTTACTCTATCAACGCCACCGTCTCTTGAATATTCATCAGGCCCCAAAAAAGGGCGTGGTAAGCATTCGGGTTCCGGCAACTGGAAAGCTCTTGCTTCTTTGG GTGAAATATTTGCGAAAACTGCTGGAGGAGATTTTACACCGCATGTGGTGACTGTATACACAGGAGAG GATGTTGCAGGGAAGATCCTAACATTTGCACAAAAGGGCAGTCGAGGAGTTTGTGTTCTCTCTGCTAATGGATCCGTCTCCAACGTTACAATTCGTCAGCCTGGTTCATCTGGTGGCCTATTGACATATGAG GGGCGTTTTGAGATTCTAACTCTAACTGGGTCATACACGATTTGTGACAATGGCGGGATCAAAAGTCGGACTGGCGGATTAAGTGTTTCATTAGCCAGCCCTGACGGTCGTGTAATAGGTGGTGGTGTAGCTGGTTTGCTTATGGCTGCTAGTCCCGTACAG ATCGTAGTTGGGAGCTTCGTGCCTAACGGTTTTAAGGTGCAGAAAAGAAAGCAGAACACAGAACCAAGAGCATCACCCACCATCCAGTTTGCTCCAGCTATTGTGACAGCAGCAATACCAATATCACAAGCAGCACCAGAAAACCACGTCTACCCGGTGCCCACATCACAATTACCAGCACAACAGGGAGAAGCTGATAACAGTTTGAGCAATAGGGATCATCCAAATTCTGCATCTACCAACACAAGTGATTGGAACGGCTCTGGGCCAAGCTCCGATCAGAGACCATCTCCCGACATTAACATCTCTATACCTTTCGAGGAGCACTGA